A stretch of DNA from candidate division KSB1 bacterium:
GCTTAACACGAGCTGCATCTGCTTTATTTTTTTCTGTCTCTTCTAATAACTGAACCGCTTTTTTCTGCCATTCGATTGCCAAGCTCAATTCTCCTTTTTTATAGTAAATTGTTGCAATCGTTGTAAGGGAGCTGGCATCTTTATTTTCATTTAATTCACTGGCTCGTTTAGCGGCTTTCAAAGCAAAATCGAAATCTCTTTTCAATATTCCATCTTTGGTAGCAGTTGTGTTGGCAAGCCGCTTAAGTTGTCTGGGAGAATCCCATACTTCTTGCATGAATGTCTCGCCAAATTCATACGCTGCATCTGGTTCATTGAGATCTCGCAGCATAGTTAAGAATTTTAACTGTTTAGCATGGTGTCCTGGATTATCGGTAGGATCCATAGATTTGTCCGGCGAAATGGTACTAAACAGGAGGTAAATATCTAATTCGATTTCATCGCTAACTCTCTCCGTAAAACCTCTGCCGGGTTTCCAATCAAAATCTGCAAATTTAATAGTAGTTGTCCCTTCAAGTATGAGGACGTCATCATAGGTTCTGGAAAAAATTTGATAATTCATGGGTATGAATTCCAACTTTGCCGGAATTGTTATTTCTTTGTTGGTTTTTTTAATCGATAATAGCCCGGTTAAATTGAGGTCATAAGTCGTAGATTCATCCGATTTTTTTGTTTGCAATACATCGGTAATGCTTATTACTTCGAATGTGATTTCCGGATACAACTTAACATTAAAGAAATCTTTACCTTGCAGAAGATTATCTCCACCATCAATACCACTGCGAAAAGATGTGGTTGGTATTCTAAATGCGCCGCCAAGAATTGGGGTCAGTGGGTCTTCTTCCAAATCGAAAGGACTTACTATATAACCAACGGCACGACAGGTCGTAACGGCAACCCGTTGCAGGTATGCCCTGGACTTTAAGATTAGCTGAGTGTCTTCACCAGGCCAGACGTAATATATCAATCCTTGATCCAGCTGTTCATCCGGTACAGCAAGACTCTGGCCTGCTTCGGAGCGTGCCGGCACTTGAGCCAATGCCTGGGTGGTTACAGGGGTCAGCAACATAAATAAAATCCCTAATTTGGTAATTGATCTAATTGGAAAGAATCTTGGTTTCATTTCTTTTAACCTGTATTAAATTATGGATTTACCAATTTTTAACCTAACCTACTATGTTAGCAGAAGTTATCCCTTCGTCAAGCTCAGGACGCAGCCTGAACGAATTGAAGGGTTCTGGGTAGTACTATCACTTTCCTAATTCTAGCGCTTTGATTTTTGTGCGATTACGTATATACATTTTACTGCCCACAAGTGTTGGTGGCGTCCATGCCGTGCGCTCGATGATATGAGCTTTTGAATGGATCGTCAAGCCTTCCGGTGTGGCTGTTGCAATTGCCAGGTTGCCATCTTCATCTAGGATGATCAGTTTTTCATCAGCGTAGGATAAATGGGCGCGGGAAAATCCTCTTTTCCGCCACATGATTTTGCCGGTTTTAATATCCAAACACATGAGAAAAGCCGGTCCAAATCCACCGCTGGAGCCATAAATATAATCTCCGATTCTAGCATAAGTGCCGTACATGATACGCATTTTACGATTATACCACAATTCTTTGGCTTCATATTTACCATCTTTTTTAGTAATTTCAAGAACCCTGCTGCCGTCTGCATATGCCTGGGATCCAAACAAAAGATTATCTTTCCCCAAGTGTTGAGTCGTGAACAGAGTGCCGGCAGTTTGTGGGAAAGCATGATGCCATTTAAGTTCCCCGGTGTTGGGATCGAGACCGGCACGGTCAGCTCCCATAGCGACAAACAGTTGGTCCTCGCCTGCAATATTGACAAGAATCGACGACGAATAACCATTGCGAAAACTCTGGCTTTTCCAGATAACTTCGCCACTCTTTTGGTCAAAAGCAACGACTGCCTGATCTTTACCACCGACATTTACGATAATCATATTCTTATAAGCTATTGAACTTGGACCATAACCACGTCCCATGTGACTTGCTTGCATTTCTTCCATCAAATCTTTCGACCAGATGATTTCACCGGTTTTTTTATTCAAACAATTTAATATTACAGTCAAGCTTATAGTATATAGTTTATCGCCAACCAGTAGAGGTGATGATACTGGTCCATGGCCGAAATCCAGGATCATTTTGGGTTTCATAGGGGCTTCATAGGTAGTCTCCCAAATGATTTCGCCAGTTGATGCATTCAAAGAAACCACTGCATCCAGCTCACCTTTCCTTTTGGTTGTATAAAGAATGCCATCCTCATAGAGAATGGTGCTAAACCCATCCCCAAACTCATGGCTCCATAATTCAGTGGGACCATTTTCAGGCCAGGTAGAAGCGAGGGGGTTGGCTTCCACTGTGAAATCTCTATTGGGCCCACCCCATTGTGTCCATTGGGAATAACCAGGTTGAGAAATTAAGAAAATTATAATAAGAAAAAACACCCCTGAGATAAAGTGAGAAAAAGTATACTTTTGAATATTCCTAATTGTCGTAAGTTTCCTTCCTTTCGTGTAAATATTTCCGGATCAGAAATCCTTCAAAAAATTAGGTTCTCCAGAGAACCAAGTGAATTAATCTGTAAATTCAAGGTTGCAATTGCAACCTAATTCTCTGAAGAACCTAAAATGATAAAAAACGTGGGTTTGAACTCACGTCAAAAAAATGGTTGATATATTATGTCATTAAAATACCTGGCTAATACCAAGAACCCAGCGAAATCTCACATTATCTTTTTCAATTCCGTTATTATCCACTTCCGGAACACTCAGCCAGAATGGAAAGTCGGCTCGGATGGTAAAGTTTTGGCCCCATATTCTATGTCGTGTAAGCAAGCCGAGGCCTGCATCTGACAAAGTCTGGGTATCATCTTCTGTTTTCCAAATTTTGCCGGTATCATAGAATCCAACCAAAGTGGAATTTCCCAATAATTTCTTGATGAGAGGAATGGGCAGTCGAAATCTTTTTCGAAGTTCCATATTGAAGGCCATAAGTTTTTCACCGGCAAGAGGCATAGTCACATAGCCGCGCAGATTACCCCCGCCTGGTGCATGCAAATGAGCTTCTGGGAAAAATGATCCACGGCTTTTGAGATACGAGGATTGATATCGCGTTCTTGGATTTGCACCTTCAGCCCGGTATAAATCTTGTAAAGGTGGCCGATCACTGAAGGATGTTCCAGCATAACCTCGCAGATGCACTCCCACAAAATTCCACAGTTTGCCAGCCTTCATGATCATAAACCACGACTTTTGGATACCATTGCGCGAAGTCGTACTGCGTACCGCGGTAACCAGTCCGGCTCGATATTTTGCGGATTTTAGATTCAAATTTTAGCCGAATTGTGACTTCACCACCAGGCGGTAGAGGGCTTGGCAGTGCGGCTTCCAGAATGGTATCCTCTACCTGGTATGCTGTCACAACCTGGGTGGCAGCTCCTCCAGGTGAACCGATCCTGAAAGAGGTGATCTCGATCCAGCCGCGATCTTCCTCCGGTACATCTCGCAGTTGGTAGTATTTTTTTGCCTCCTGAGCCATTGTGGAGTTTTCATCCTTGTATGCATTTGGATATAAATGCAAGTAGAATTTGTTCAGGGTATTGGGTGAGAGTTGTTGCGATAAAGGATGGTCTCATTGCCTGTCAGCATATGCGTTTCAGGTTCGAGGGAAACATCCATAGTCTAATGTACAAATTGCTGCCAATAATCTTCCTCGGGATGCATACTGTAAGCTGTTCCGCAAACGAGAAAGGCTGACAAAATATAAATCAGTAGACATTTTTTTTCATGCTTACCTCCAGTTAATAAATAAGACGGTTAGAAAAGGTTTTGGGTTTCTGTCACAAAATGGTTTAGAGTGAACTCTGTTTGAACCTTATTTTGCATCACAGGTTAATTAAGATAACTACAGAAGCAAAAAGGAATGGTTTATGAAAATGGGGGATATTTTGGTCTGGTTAATATTTTTTACAATCATTAATATCTATTAAAGAATTAGCTCAAAATGGAGCACAGACTCTTCCAGCTGAACAAGTTAGCTTTGCTTTAAATCACTCAAAACTTGCCCTAATACATTTATTTATTGTTTCAGTACAGCTAATTTAGCGATCTTTCCTCTAATTCCAGCAGCCCACCCTGTCGTACCACTCGGAGAAAATTCCACAGAATTAAAACTGGTCGTATCCATATGAGTCCAAACCATGCCATTATTCACAGAAAAATCTGTTCCGGATGTTCCCAGGGTAATTAAAGAAAGGGGTGTTGAGCCAGGCAGGTAAGCTACTGCAGATTTGAATCCGGTTGGAGGAGAGTCTTCATTCAGTTGCCAGGTAACACCGCCATCTTTCGTAATCGCAAAGTTTTTATTCGTCTGATCCGGTTTCAGGTAGTCGCCGCCAACAGCCACGCCATTGTTTTCATCCCGGAAAGCCAGGCCAAAAATACCCGTGGAGGTTTCACCGCTAATGATGGGCGTATCCGAAATGGTCCAGCTTTTTCCATTGTCGATTGATCTTAGTACCCTGGCAGTAGAACCACCTGTACAGATCCAGGCATGATTTGTTCCAAACACAGTTATACCCGTGCCACTGGCGGCAAAGCCATATTCTCCCGCTTGGGCGGGAGGAATATTTTCAATTGCTACCCGGCGCCAGTTTTCGCCACCGTCTGATGTTCTGATGATGAAACAATGTCCATCGACCGGGTCGCCATAGGCAAGGCCATTATCTATATCCCAAAAAGCAATACCATCCAGAAAACCTTGCGGATGTGGATTGGTGAATTGCAGGGTCCAATTCCTGCCACCATCCGTTGTTTTGTATATCCTCGATTTTTCCCCGTCGCCGACACTCATGGTGTATGCGGTATTCTCATCAAATGCTTCGATATCTCTTAATTCCAGGTCTGTAGCGCCGGATATGGAATCAACACTCCAGGTCGCTCCACCATCGATGGTTTTGATAAATGTTCCTTCGGATCCGCTTGCCCAAACGATTTGGTCACTTACGACGCTTAAGCCACGGAATGAAGCCGGAGTATCAATGTCTTGAATAGTCCATTTTGCTGTTTCTAAGTTTATAGTTTCCATTTTTTTTGATTCGCAACCAGGGAAGGTACAAACGATTAATAACCCTAGAAATAAACCATAATTGTGCTTACATAATCGCATCGGATTAACTCCTATTAAAATTTTATAAGAAATTATTTTTT
This window harbors:
- a CDS encoding PQQ-like beta-propeller repeat protein, whose product is MEANPLASTWPENGPTELWSHEFGDGFSTILYEDGILYTTKRKGELDAVVSLNASTGEIIWETTYEAPMKPKMILDFGHGPVSSPLLVGDKLYTISLTVILNCLNKKTGEIIWSKDLMEEMQASHMGRGYGPSSIAYKNMIIVNVGGKDQAVVAFDQKSGEVIWKSQSFRNGYSSSILVNIAGEDQLFVAMGADRAGLDPNTGELKWHHAFPQTAGTLFTTQHLGKDNLLFGSQAYADGSRVLEITKKDGKYEAKELWYNRKMRIMYGTYARIGDYIYGSSGGFGPAFLMCLDIKTGKIMWRKRGFSRAHLSYADEKLIILDEDGNLAIATATPEGLTIHSKAHIIERTAWTPPTLVGSKMYIRNRTKIKALELGK
- a CDS encoding glycosyl hydrolase, whose product is METINLETAKWTIQDIDTPASFRGLSVVSDQIVWASGSEGTFIKTIDGGATWSVDSISGATDLELRDIEAFDENTAYTMSVGDGEKSRIYKTTDGGRNWTLQFTNPHPQGFLDGIAFWDIDNGLAYGDPVDGHCFIIRTSDGGENWRRVAIENIPPAQAGEYGFAASGTGITVFGTNHAWICTGGSTARVLRSIDNGKSWTISDTPIISGETSTGIFGLAFRDENNGVAVGGDYLKPDQTNKNFAITKDGGVTWQLNEDSPPTGFKSAVAYLPGSTPLSLITLGTSGTDFSVNNGMVWTHMDTTSFNSVEFSPSGTTGWAAGIRGKIAKLAVLKQ
- a CDS encoding YceI family protein — its product is MKPRFFPIRSITKLGILFMLLTPVTTQALAQVPARSEAGQSLAVPDEQLDQGLIYYVWPGEDTQLILKSRAYLQRVAVTTCRAVGYIVSPFDLEEDPLTPILGGAFRIPTTSFRSGIDGGDNLLQGKDFFNVKLYPEITFEVISITDVLQTKKSDESTTYDLNLTGLLSIKKTNKEITIPAKLEFIPMNYQIFSRTYDDVLILEGTTTIKFADFDWKPGRGFTERVSDEIELDIYLLFSTISPDKSMDPTDNPGHHAKQLKFLTMLRDLNEPDAAYEFGETFMQEVWDSPRQLKRLANTTATKDGILKRDFDFALKAAKRASELNENKDASSLTTIATIYYKKGELSLAIEWQKKAVQLLEETEKNKADAARVKLDLYLSEAESMD